The proteins below come from a single Balaenoptera musculus isolate JJ_BM4_2016_0621 chromosome 1, mBalMus1.pri.v3, whole genome shotgun sequence genomic window:
- the SHISA4 gene encoding protein shisa-4, whose product MPPAGLRGAAPLAAIALLVLGAPLALAGEDCLWYLDRNGSWHPGFNCEFFTFCCGTCYQRYCCRDLTLLITERQQKHCLAFSPKTIAGIASAVILFVAVVATTICCFLCSCCYLYRRRQQLQSPFEGQEIPMTGIPMQPVYPYPQDPKAGPAAPQPGFMYPPSGPAPQYPLYPAGPPVYNPAAPPPYMPPQPSYPGA is encoded by the exons ATGCCGCCCGCCGGGCTCCGCGGGGCCGCGCCGCTCGCCGCGATCGCGCTCCTGGTGCTGGGGGCGCCCCTGG CGCTGGCCGGCGAGGACTGCCTGTGGTACCTGGACCGGAATGGCTCCTGGCATCCGGGCTTCAACTGCGAGTTCTTCACCTTCTGCTGCGGGACCTGCTACCAGCGGTACTGCTGCCGGGACCTGACCTTGCTCATCACCGAGAGGCAGCAGAAGCACTGCCTGGCCTTCAG TCCCAAGACCATAGCGGGCATCGCCTCTGCCGTGATCCTCTTCGTGGCCGTGGTCGCCACCACCATCTGCTGCTTCCTCTGTTCCTGCTGCTACCTGTACCGCCGGCGCCAGCAGCTGCAGAGCCCATTTGAAG GCCAGGAGATCCCAATGACAGGCATCCCAATGCAGCCGGTGTACCCGTATCCCCAGGACCCCAAAGCTGGCCCTGCAGCCCCACAGCCTGGCTTCATGTACCCACCTAGTGGTCCTGCACCCCAGTATCCACTCTACCCGGCGGGGCCCCCTGTCTACAACCCTGCAG ctccTCCCCCATATATGCCACCCCAGCCCTCCTACCCGGGAGCCTGA
- the LOC118882819 gene encoding uncharacterized protein LOC118882819, whose amino-acid sequence MPLLYRGWRAWGRGGHSRVGTAPQRPGAAGRRWLEPAVRKSRGGASRTRLIESSRRPALHSACHPDGGRLCPVTPGPGQPGQREPSPLSESFPHTLLPADGSLCVATWGGVAGNLRFRSPPGSPETSAPGMRHLWRASETRKGKQGEKASFPELAQASSSPTAGQGRPEQVSRRGGRGLCGPGKRGLGRRGVAGGACSPVLLEQLGHLHLSGQSRDGLEEGTQRGLLEPLSLPFLLGSRREEVWTEGALSLFCENPMPPNDPGVTVEVVRYLRSDRVGVGSAGQRTETPPPREAEP is encoded by the exons ATGCCTTTGCTGTATCGGGGATGGAGGGCGTGGGGCAGAGGGGGGCACAGCCGTGTGGGCACTGCTCCCCAGcggcctggggctgctgggaggagatGGCTGGAGCCCGCGGTTAGGAAGAGTCGCGGAGGAGCATCCAGAACACGCCTGATAGAGTCATCCCGGCGCCCTGCGCTCCACTCTGCCTGCCACCCCGACGGTGGGCGGCTCTGCCCAGTGACCCCAGGGCCTGGACAGCCAGGTCAGCGGGAGCCCTCCCCTCTGTCCGAGTCCTTCCCTCACACTCTGCTTCCTGCGGATGGGAGCTTGTGTGTGGCAACCTGGGGAGGCGTGGCAGGGAACCTGCGTTTCCGGAGCCCTCCAGGGAGCCCAG AAACCTCAGCTCCAGGTATGAGACATTTGTGGAGAGCCTcagagacaagaaaaggaaagcaaggagAGAAGGCATCCTTCCCGGAGCTGGCCCAGGCCTCCAGCTCTCCCACGGCAGGGCAGGGACGTCCGGAGCAGGTCAGCCGGCGTGGCGGGCGGGGTCTGTGCGGCCCTGGGAAGCGGGGCCTGGGCAGGCGTGGCGTGGCGGGTGGCGCCTGCAGCCCGGTCCTACTGGAGCAGCTTGGGCACCTCCACCTGTCCGGGCAGAGCAGAGACGGTTTAGAGGAGGGAACCCAGCGGGGGCTTCTGGAACCCCTCTCGCTTCCTTTCCTGCTGGGCTCACGAAGAGAGGAAGTGTGGACAGAGGGAgccctttcccttttctgtgaAAACCCGATGCCACCGAATGACCCTGGAGTTACAGTCGAGGTTGTGCGGTATCTCAGGAGTGACCGTGTAGGGGTGGGGTCTGCCGGGCAGAGGACCGAGACTCCACCCCCCAGGGAGGCCGAGCCTTGA